A window from Neodiprion fabricii isolate iyNeoFabr1 chromosome 2, iyNeoFabr1.1, whole genome shotgun sequence encodes these proteins:
- the LOC124174743 gene encoding inositol polyphosphate-4-phosphatase type I A isoform X2: MRFNKQELMTLATQPSQKFDKEGILYIRERQEGFFRRTESTGKKLESKRQKGKTHKTLRDLSCVTASTSKASLERWCRLRGNLLFYFKSREQWSEPLGVIILEQCNVRVDPPTHQIPYGFSIVFDGGLFQQLGANSSEDRDSWLQALQLASYECMRSQLLALRQRIEACSGHKHGTDIQMMRLQQGITTDPAEIPICEVSLACDNLLCDGHGRPPNPVLEIDILAHRSNTWIKYARTEVVERSSNPGFLTTVSFRTSDGLTSETKVRITAYDVRERVSQTATPIGSAVVIFNAIQDTPRLRIPLKSAKATTVGFLTINVWNLEAEDKGNSTESTPCRNIPANNQIFSHRRSQSLPPRLGTKMKLPHQGQLKLLFANPHVQTYRFHSGLGGDICVHEIMAESKLCFQFPQQLLEIWIQEEKELLQEVAGMGELREPWHTKQIELLDRHLHLLHLYSQAKQNLTAFKGIHFKQSTRKNDRTLEFAPLNLHLQRMWVHNDTLNKCGFYDFISVGAFTAHAHKSKNGGLIRLVQDLKESPTRCNQLYQGPSKITMAHDAIQAIKQLRRDVVEAMRSLMKLAKEKQTSGMLPICEDMISKTRILLSLWDPGLVEEALTFLEEYKVAATVQEPINNDDTLTLDLRTHQSLSPFKRITQQLNFDLKSPDFDEFVTPDTPECVKDIWTKESSKMKYSNLSSYKEINENGQLVSAENFVIFPDVEDQSNDAESNQNGNSADNSNEEDDRGGFKGDLDLSKRFLDTQKMCNSPSANYYKPTDEPEPWDLTQLNIEASVMCLVSKVKFLCGRCSSPAVRLRSKNGLGRSQSLKGYAPNNCHSPAVVTIQPKNGTKNDESSKLLDNTNVSKQDTNSSLEKSAPALTKAKEVDTMTKVIKSNSGQRNKFTEGLDFASIVDWTSELRPSMKKLRQAMDGLLKTARLTHSVFRVQEDAKAAQRACNVRYRRDVCFSQALTALVTGLMAKLWCQRPDPMFLLILTTLGPIISFEALLSYYGDEIDMWGDMTVAVEDLHTVAFTLSRCGVHDRIEGKSMCAAQLPLPRVVGSRTALTVMLPVPDAIYSLLPLVPSLRQTISFNVTPVFFNVGINEMATLAESLGTTRPQKKSNIDNFDRLNEYYLRFKKLNLPTEPSSSRIGTRSPLNQTLADMVNHLKTCVQTKVNKNVDVLQLSSHICRRMRGLRFTSCKSAKDRTGMSITLEQVNVLAAEYHLAEHEFNRALDCMRSEGCRRENTWKNTGVRKYAFNSLQILTLPKLYRPPTGTYGSAQT; the protein is encoded by the exons GTACAGGTAAAAAACTTGAGAGCAAAAgacaaaaaggaaaaacacaTAAGACTCTACGAGACCTCAGTTGTGTAACAGCCAGCACGAGTAAAG caaGTCTAGAGCGGTGGTGCAGGTTGCGAGgaaatttgttgttttattttaaatcaagagAACAATGGTCAGAGCCTCTTGGAGTTATTATACTCGAACAATGCAATGTCCGTGTCGATCCACCAACACATCAAATTCCCTATGGATTCAGCATAG TTTTCGATGGTGGCTTATTCCAACAGCTGGGTGCAAATTCTTCAGAAGACAGAGATAGCTGGCTGCAGGCACTCCAGTTGGCTAGTTATGAATGCATGCGTAGTCAGTTACTGGCACTACGACAACGGATAGAGGCTTGTAGCGGTCATAAACATGGAACCGACATTCAAATGATGCGTCTTCAACAGGGAATTACCACAG ATCCAGCTGAAATACCAATCTGTGAAGTATCACTTGCATGTGACAATCTGTTATGTGATGGCCATGGCCGTCCACCAAATCCTGTATTAGAAATTGATATTCTTGCTCATCGATCAAATACATGGATTAAATACGCCAGAACTGAAGTAGTCGAG AGGAGCAGCAATCCTGGATTTCTGACAACTGTAAGCTTTCGTACAAGCGATGGTTTAACTTCGGAGACGAAAGTAAGGATTACTGCATATGACGTTAGGGAGAGAGTTAGTCAGACTGCTACGCCAATAGGATCTGCAGTGGTTATATTCAATGCCATACAAGATACACCACG ACTAAGAATACCATTGAAGTCTGCCAAAGCCACAACAGTAGGTTTTTTAACCATCAATGTGTGGAACTTGGAGGCAGAAGACAAAGGCAATAGCACAGAAAGTACTCCTTGTAGAAACATACCAGCTAATAATCAG ATATTTTCTCATAGAAGGTCACAGTCTTTGCCTCCAAGATTAGGAACGAAAATGAAGCTTCCACATCAAGGTCAACTTAAATTGTTATTTGCGAATCCCCATGTCCAAACATACAG GTTCCATTCTGGTCTAGGAGGTGACATATGTGTTCATGAGATAATGGCAGAGAGCAAATTGTGTTTTCAATTTCCGCAGCAGCTACT TGAAATTTGGatacaagaagaaaaagagctTCTGCAAGAGGTAGCAGGAATGGGTGAACTCCGCGAGCCCTGGCACACAAAGCAGATAGAGCTTCTCGATCGACATCTGCATCTTTTACATCTCTATTCGCAAGCTAAACAAAATTTGACCGCTTTTAAGG GGATTCATTTCAAACAGTCGACGCGAAAGAATGATAGGACTCTAGAATTTGCTCCCTTGAACCTTCATTTGCAAAGGATGTGGGTCCATAACGACACACTAAATAAATGTGGTTTCTATGATTTTATCAGTGTAGGAGCCTTTACAGCACATGCTCACAAGAGTAAAAATGGTGGACTTATTAG ATTGGTACAAGATCTCAAAGAATCACCGACACGCTGCAATCAGTTATATCAAGGGCCATCGAAAATAACCATGGCACACGATGCAATTCAAGCCATAAAACAATTGCGTCGTGATGTAGTTGAGGCAATGCGTTCTCTCATGAAACTTGCGAAGGAGAAGCAAACTAGTGGCATGTTACCCATTTGTGAAGATATGATATCAAAAACTAGGATATTACTTAGCTTGTGGGATCCTGGATTGGTTGAAGAAGCGTTAACGTTTCTAGAAGAGTACAAAGTTGCTGCAACTGTTCAAGAACCCATAAATAACGATGATACATTGACGCTGGATTTAAGAACTCACCAGTCTCTTTCTCCGTTCAAACGGATTACCCAACAGCttaattttgatctgaaaagtCCTGATTTTGACGAGTTTGTAACACCTGATACACCTGAGTGTGTAAAGGATATTTGGACGAAAGaaagttcaaaaatgaaatacagtAATCTTTCCTCTTATAAGGAAATCAATGAAAACGGGCAGCTCGTATCAGCAGAGAACTTTGTAATATTTCCAGACGTTGAAGATCAATCAAATGATGCGGAATCTAATCAAAATGGGAATAGTGCTGATAATAGCAATGAAGAGGATGACAGAGGCGGGTTCAAAGGAGATTTGGATTTGAGCAAACGTTTTTTAGATACACAAAAAATGTGCAACTCTCCATCAGCAAATTATTACAAGCCTACTGACGAGCCTGAACCATGGGATCTTACGCAACTCAATATTGAAGCCAGCGTCATGTGTTTAGTTTCTAAAGTTAAATTCCTCTGTGGTAGATGCAGCAGTCCTGCTGTTCGTTTACGTAGTAAAAATGGTTTAGGCAGGTCTCAAAGTCTGAAGGGGTATGCTCCGAATAATTGTCATTCTCCTGCTGTGGTCACCATTCAACCAAAAAATGGCACAAAAAATGACGAGTCGAGCAAACTATTAGATAATACCAATGTGTCGAAACAAGACACGAATTCGTCTCTGGAAAAATCGGCACCGGCTCTTACTAAGGCTAAAGAAG TAGACACAATGACAAAAGTCATTAAAAGCAATTCAGGCCAAAGAAATAAGTTTACCGAGGGTCTGGACTTCGCATCAATAGTTGATTGGACCAGCGAGCTTAGGCCCAGTATGAAGAAATTACGACAAGCCATGGATGGACTTCTGAAGACTGCTAGGCTTACACATTCGGTATTTCGAGTTCAGGAAGATGCTAAGGCTGCCCAAAGAGCTTGTAATGTTCGATACAGGAGGGATGTGTGCTTCAGTCAAGCG TTGACAGCATTGGTAACCGGTTTAATGGCCAAACTATGGTGCCAGCGGCCTGATCCTATGTTTCTCTTGATTCTTACAACTCTTGGACCAATCATATCATTTGAAGCTCTTCTCAGCTACTATGGAGATGAAATTGATATGTGGGGTGACATGACTGTTGCGGTCGAAGATTTGCATACTGTCGCCTTTACGTTGTCTAGATGTGGTGTTCAtgatag AATAGAGGGAAAATCTATGTGTGCTGCTCAGTTGCCATTGCCACGGGTAGTTGGCTCACGAACAGCATTGACAGTAATGCTTCCAGTACCAGATGCTATCTATTCTCTACTCCCGCTTGTGCCATCTTTGAGACAAACTATTTCATTTAATGTAACGCcagtatttttcaacgttGGCATAAATGAGATGGCTACGTTGGCTGAGAGCCTTGGGACGACAAGACCTCAAAAGAAGAGCAATATCGACAACTTTGACAGACTAAATGAATATTACTTAAGATTCAAAAAACTTAACTTGCCTACGGAACCTTCTTCCAGCAGAa TCGGTACCCGTTCACCTTTAAATCAAACATTGGCAGATATGGTTAATCATTTGAAAACATGTGTACAGACcaaggtaaataaaaatgttgatgtCCTTCAACTCTCATCACATATCTGTCGGCGTATGAGAGGGTTAAGATTTACCAGCTGTAAAAGCGCCAAAGATCGTACCGGTATGTCAATAACTCTTGAACAAGTCAATGTACTAGCCGCAGAATATCATCTTGCTGAGCACGAATTTAACAGAGCACTGGATTGTATGCGAAG cGAAGGATGTCGCAGAGAAAATACGTGGAAGAACACAGGTGTACGAAAATATGCATTTAATAGTCTCCAGATATTAACTCTTCCCAAATTGTACCGGCCACCTACCGGTACGTATGGATCAGCACAAACGTAA
- the LOC124174743 gene encoding inositol polyphosphate-4-phosphatase type I A isoform X4, translating to MKCLQESASRRISYTSLDPTSLERWCRLRGNLLFYFKSREQWSEPLGVIILEQCNVRVDPPTHQIPYGFSIVFDGGLFQQLGANSSEDRDSWLQALQLASYECMRSQLLALRQRIEACSGHKHGTDIQMMRLQQGITTDPAEIPICEVSLACDNLLCDGHGRPPNPVLEIDILAHRSNTWIKYARTEVVERSSNPGFLTTVSFRTSDGLTSETKVRITAYDVRERVSQTATPIGSAVVIFNAIQDTPRLRIPLKSAKATTVGFLTINVWNLEAEDKGNSTESTPCRNIPANNQIFSHRRSQSLPPRLGTKMKLPHQGQLKLLFANPHVQTYRFHSGLGGDICVHEIMAESKLCFQFPQQLLEIWIQEEKELLQEVAGMGELREPWHTKQIELLDRHLHLLHLYSQAKQNLTAFKGIHFKQSTRKNDRTLEFAPLNLHLQRMWVHNDTLNKCGFYDFISVGAFTAHAHKSKNGGLIRLVQDLKESPTRCNQLYQGPSKITMAHDAIQAIKQLRRDVVEAMRSLMKLAKEKQTSGMLPICEDMISKTRILLSLWDPGLVEEALTFLEEYKVAATVQEPINNDDTLTLDLRTHQSLSPFKRITQQLNFDLKSPDFDEFVTPDTPECVKDIWTKESSKMKYSNLSSYKEINENGQLVSAENFVIFPDVEDQSNDAESNQNGNSADNSNEEDDRGGFKGDLDLSKRFLDTQKMCNSPSANYYKPTDEPEPWDLTQLNIEASVMCLVSKVKFLCGRCSSPAVRLRSKNGLGRSQSLKGYAPNNCHSPAVVTIQPKNGTKNDESSKLLDNTNVSKQDTNSSLEKSAPALTKAKEVCQAVDTMTKVIKSNSGQRNKFTEGLDFASIVDWTSELRPSMKKLRQAMDGLLKTARLTHSVFRVQEDAKAAQRACNVRYRRDVCFSQALTALVTGLMAKLWCQRPDPMFLLILTTLGPIISFEALLSYYGDEIDMWGDMTVAVEDLHTVAFTLSRCGVHDRIEGKSMCAAQLPLPRVVGSRTALTVMLPVPDAIYSLLPLVPSLRQTISFNVTPVFFNVGINEMATLAESLGTTRPQKKSNIDNFDRLNEYYLRFKKLNLPTEPSSSRIGTRSPLNQTLADMVNHLKTCVQTKVNKNVDVLQLSSHICRRMRGLRFTSCKSAKDRTGMSITLEQVNVLAAEYHLAEHEFNRALDCMRSEGCRRENTWKNTGVRKYAFNSLQILTLPKLYRPPTGTYGSAQT from the exons caaGTCTAGAGCGGTGGTGCAGGTTGCGAGgaaatttgttgttttattttaaatcaagagAACAATGGTCAGAGCCTCTTGGAGTTATTATACTCGAACAATGCAATGTCCGTGTCGATCCACCAACACATCAAATTCCCTATGGATTCAGCATAG TTTTCGATGGTGGCTTATTCCAACAGCTGGGTGCAAATTCTTCAGAAGACAGAGATAGCTGGCTGCAGGCACTCCAGTTGGCTAGTTATGAATGCATGCGTAGTCAGTTACTGGCACTACGACAACGGATAGAGGCTTGTAGCGGTCATAAACATGGAACCGACATTCAAATGATGCGTCTTCAACAGGGAATTACCACAG ATCCAGCTGAAATACCAATCTGTGAAGTATCACTTGCATGTGACAATCTGTTATGTGATGGCCATGGCCGTCCACCAAATCCTGTATTAGAAATTGATATTCTTGCTCATCGATCAAATACATGGATTAAATACGCCAGAACTGAAGTAGTCGAG AGGAGCAGCAATCCTGGATTTCTGACAACTGTAAGCTTTCGTACAAGCGATGGTTTAACTTCGGAGACGAAAGTAAGGATTACTGCATATGACGTTAGGGAGAGAGTTAGTCAGACTGCTACGCCAATAGGATCTGCAGTGGTTATATTCAATGCCATACAAGATACACCACG ACTAAGAATACCATTGAAGTCTGCCAAAGCCACAACAGTAGGTTTTTTAACCATCAATGTGTGGAACTTGGAGGCAGAAGACAAAGGCAATAGCACAGAAAGTACTCCTTGTAGAAACATACCAGCTAATAATCAG ATATTTTCTCATAGAAGGTCACAGTCTTTGCCTCCAAGATTAGGAACGAAAATGAAGCTTCCACATCAAGGTCAACTTAAATTGTTATTTGCGAATCCCCATGTCCAAACATACAG GTTCCATTCTGGTCTAGGAGGTGACATATGTGTTCATGAGATAATGGCAGAGAGCAAATTGTGTTTTCAATTTCCGCAGCAGCTACT TGAAATTTGGatacaagaagaaaaagagctTCTGCAAGAGGTAGCAGGAATGGGTGAACTCCGCGAGCCCTGGCACACAAAGCAGATAGAGCTTCTCGATCGACATCTGCATCTTTTACATCTCTATTCGCAAGCTAAACAAAATTTGACCGCTTTTAAGG GGATTCATTTCAAACAGTCGACGCGAAAGAATGATAGGACTCTAGAATTTGCTCCCTTGAACCTTCATTTGCAAAGGATGTGGGTCCATAACGACACACTAAATAAATGTGGTTTCTATGATTTTATCAGTGTAGGAGCCTTTACAGCACATGCTCACAAGAGTAAAAATGGTGGACTTATTAG ATTGGTACAAGATCTCAAAGAATCACCGACACGCTGCAATCAGTTATATCAAGGGCCATCGAAAATAACCATGGCACACGATGCAATTCAAGCCATAAAACAATTGCGTCGTGATGTAGTTGAGGCAATGCGTTCTCTCATGAAACTTGCGAAGGAGAAGCAAACTAGTGGCATGTTACCCATTTGTGAAGATATGATATCAAAAACTAGGATATTACTTAGCTTGTGGGATCCTGGATTGGTTGAAGAAGCGTTAACGTTTCTAGAAGAGTACAAAGTTGCTGCAACTGTTCAAGAACCCATAAATAACGATGATACATTGACGCTGGATTTAAGAACTCACCAGTCTCTTTCTCCGTTCAAACGGATTACCCAACAGCttaattttgatctgaaaagtCCTGATTTTGACGAGTTTGTAACACCTGATACACCTGAGTGTGTAAAGGATATTTGGACGAAAGaaagttcaaaaatgaaatacagtAATCTTTCCTCTTATAAGGAAATCAATGAAAACGGGCAGCTCGTATCAGCAGAGAACTTTGTAATATTTCCAGACGTTGAAGATCAATCAAATGATGCGGAATCTAATCAAAATGGGAATAGTGCTGATAATAGCAATGAAGAGGATGACAGAGGCGGGTTCAAAGGAGATTTGGATTTGAGCAAACGTTTTTTAGATACACAAAAAATGTGCAACTCTCCATCAGCAAATTATTACAAGCCTACTGACGAGCCTGAACCATGGGATCTTACGCAACTCAATATTGAAGCCAGCGTCATGTGTTTAGTTTCTAAAGTTAAATTCCTCTGTGGTAGATGCAGCAGTCCTGCTGTTCGTTTACGTAGTAAAAATGGTTTAGGCAGGTCTCAAAGTCTGAAGGGGTATGCTCCGAATAATTGTCATTCTCCTGCTGTGGTCACCATTCAACCAAAAAATGGCACAAAAAATGACGAGTCGAGCAAACTATTAGATAATACCAATGTGTCGAAACAAGACACGAATTCGTCTCTGGAAAAATCGGCACCGGCTCTTACTAAGGCTAAAGAAG TCTGTCAAGCAGTAGACACAATGACAAAAGTCATTAAAAGCAATTCAGGCCAAAGAAATAAGTTTACCGAGGGTCTGGACTTCGCATCAATAGTTGATTGGACCAGCGAGCTTAGGCCCAGTATGAAGAAATTACGACAAGCCATGGATGGACTTCTGAAGACTGCTAGGCTTACACATTCGGTATTTCGAGTTCAGGAAGATGCTAAGGCTGCCCAAAGAGCTTGTAATGTTCGATACAGGAGGGATGTGTGCTTCAGTCAAGCG TTGACAGCATTGGTAACCGGTTTAATGGCCAAACTATGGTGCCAGCGGCCTGATCCTATGTTTCTCTTGATTCTTACAACTCTTGGACCAATCATATCATTTGAAGCTCTTCTCAGCTACTATGGAGATGAAATTGATATGTGGGGTGACATGACTGTTGCGGTCGAAGATTTGCATACTGTCGCCTTTACGTTGTCTAGATGTGGTGTTCAtgatag AATAGAGGGAAAATCTATGTGTGCTGCTCAGTTGCCATTGCCACGGGTAGTTGGCTCACGAACAGCATTGACAGTAATGCTTCCAGTACCAGATGCTATCTATTCTCTACTCCCGCTTGTGCCATCTTTGAGACAAACTATTTCATTTAATGTAACGCcagtatttttcaacgttGGCATAAATGAGATGGCTACGTTGGCTGAGAGCCTTGGGACGACAAGACCTCAAAAGAAGAGCAATATCGACAACTTTGACAGACTAAATGAATATTACTTAAGATTCAAAAAACTTAACTTGCCTACGGAACCTTCTTCCAGCAGAa TCGGTACCCGTTCACCTTTAAATCAAACATTGGCAGATATGGTTAATCATTTGAAAACATGTGTACAGACcaaggtaaataaaaatgttgatgtCCTTCAACTCTCATCACATATCTGTCGGCGTATGAGAGGGTTAAGATTTACCAGCTGTAAAAGCGCCAAAGATCGTACCGGTATGTCAATAACTCTTGAACAAGTCAATGTACTAGCCGCAGAATATCATCTTGCTGAGCACGAATTTAACAGAGCACTGGATTGTATGCGAAG cGAAGGATGTCGCAGAGAAAATACGTGGAAGAACACAGGTGTACGAAAATATGCATTTAATAGTCTCCAGATATTAACTCTTCCCAAATTGTACCGGCCACCTACCGGTACGTATGGATCAGCACAAACGTAA